In the Methanofollis sp. genome, GTGAACGGTTATGACGAAAGGTACACCATCAATGGGTAAGCGGCAGAAGCACAGTCACATTATCTGCCGCCGGTGCGGGAAGATGTCCTTCCACGCACGGCACAAGGTCTGCTCTGCCTGTGGTTTCGGGC is a window encoding:
- a CDS encoding 50S ribosomal protein L37e, with product MTKGTPSMGKRQKHSHIICRRCGKMSFHARHKVCSACGFGRSKKLVSHKWTTKRSRIPTH